A segment of the Gossypium hirsutum isolate 1008001.06 chromosome D10, Gossypium_hirsutum_v2.1, whole genome shotgun sequence genome:
acgacttcgatcagataatggtactgagtacaaaaacgatccatttctacaagtatgccaagatgagggcattgtgcgacacttcactattcgggatacaccacagcaaaatggggtggcagaacgaatgaatcgaactatactggagaaagttcgatgtatgttgtccaatgctggattgggcaaagaattttgggctgaggcagttacatatgcgtgccatctaattaaccgtttgccatcagctgcaataaatggaaaaactcctatggagatgtggactggtaaatctgctactaattatgattctttgcatgtatttggttccactgcatattattatgtaaaagaatctaagttagacccaagagcaaagaaagcattattcttgggtataactgatggagtaaaaggatatcaTCTCTGGTGTCctaatacaaggaagattgttttcagtagagatgtgacttttgatgaatcaaccatgttgaagtacaaggattcacaaaaggatgacaaaaccagtagtactttgcagcaggtggagcttgaaaaggttaacgatgatccagctaatattgaagggacaaatgatgaagaggttcctacccaagaacctctacagcaacaagattcaattgcatatagaaggccaagaagagagattcgtaagcctgctcgctttgatgatatagtggcctatgcacttccaattatagatgatgatgttccttctacttacacagaagtaataagtaaccctgatggtgtaaagtggaagtaagcaatgaatgaagaaatgcagtctcttcataaaaataagacctgggagttggtgacactacccaatggaaagaaggcaattggatgcaaatgggtatatacaaagaaggaaggatttcctgataaaaatgaaattcgatacaaggctagattagtagcaaagggttacgctcagaaagaaggaatagactacaatgaagtgttttctccagttgtgaagcattcgtctattcggattttgctagccttggttgcgcaatatgatcttgaactagttcagcttgatgtgaagaccgcgtttttacacggtgatttggaagaggaaatctatatgactcagccagatggattcaaggttgctggaaaagaaaattgggtttgcaaactgacaaagtcgctttatggattgaagcaatctccgaggcagtggtacaagcgatttgatcaattcatgaaagggcaaaggtacacaagaagtaaatttgatcattgcgtgtattttcagaagctacaagaaggaactttcatatacttgctcttatatgttgatgatatgctaatagcatctaagagcaaagttgagattgaaagattgaagattcaactcaatctcgagtttgagatgaaagatctaggagaagctaaaaagattatcggcatggaaatatggagagatagagctcatgatagagttagcttgtctcagaagcagtatttgaaaaaggtactacagcagtttggcatgaacgagcagacaaaacctgtaagtaccccgttggcttctcatttcaagctttctgcacaactatctccttcgacgaatacggaacgagaatacatgttgcaagttccgtattctaatgcagtgggtagcttgatgtatgcaatggtgtgtacaagacccgacatttcacaggcagttagtatagtgagcaggtatatgcataatcctggaaaaggacattggcaagctgtgaaatggattctacggtatattcagaagaccgtggatgttggattactgttcaagcaggataatacacttggtaaatgtgttattgggtacgttgattttgactatgccggtgatttggacaagcgaagatcaaccaccggttatgtgtttacacttgctggaggaccaataagttggaagtctacactacagtctacagttgcattgtcaaccacagaagccgagtacatggctgtaacagaggctgtaaaggaggctatttggttacaaggtatggctaaaaccttggggttggttcaggagcatattaacgtgtattgtgatagtcaaagtgctattcatttagcaaagaatcaagtctatcatgcacgtacaaaacatatcgacgtacgattccattttgtgcgggaaattattgaagaggggaaaatttgtcttcagaagatcaagactgcagataatcccgcagatatgatgaccaaggtggtaacatcaaccaagttcgaacattgtttgaacttgattaatatcctgcaagtttaacagttgaagaaggcactatcaagtattgttgtcaaaggcagaaagaattgtgtgaagataagattatcctaatcaaatcttcaaggtggagattattggaacccacccattgtttgaaaagtcaaaaagggtgggcaccgaaagtagaaagtaaaattgattggcaagttgggttaaaagttggcatgggataattgcaattttggtccctaattgtatagggacattgcaagttgatccttgaacctcaactataaataggcctaaccatttcttactttctccATCCCAtaactttcttcatcccataattgccattctctacttaaggcattattctctctctctatttgtaaatttcacttgtaatttttggagtgaaatatatttggtagtgcccgaggacgtaggcaaaatttgctgaacctcgttaaaattctagtgttctttattatttattttgcatattttgtgaatgtgattgtagtgatttattgtgctattaaattacgatagagggatattctggctaggaaagacttggtatttaagtgatcttcgtgatctacctctctttcctgggaattgaacttagtgtgatttttcagtacaataattttactctttcacacgcttccgcgcaacagcCACAAACTCTCAAATACAAATCAATCTtatcaattaaaatttctttaaagttgaTGGAAGAAAAACATTTTCAAGCGTCCAGATCCTTTTTCCTTATTTACATTGAAGTTATGATTCTTCTGAATCTTCTCTCGTTCTTCAACTTACAGGGTCTTAACTTGTTTAGTTTAGCAACAACAATCCCTGTAGTTAGAGGAAATGATACTGATCGACGTGCTTTACTCCAGTTCAAAGCCAAGATAACTGGTGATCAACTCAACATTATGGAGTTCTGGAATAGCTCCATTCACTTTTGTCAATGGATCGGTGTTACATGCGGTCGCAAGCATCGAAGAGTCACCAAGTTGAAACTTCGAAACCTCAAACTCTCTGGATCATTGTCACCCTACATTGGGAATTTGAGCTTCCTCAGGGAGTTTGATCTTGTGGACAACAGCTTCTACAACCAAATTCCTCAAGAAATCAGTGGTTTAAGAAGACTGGAAGCATTACTCCTGACCAATAACTCTATCAGTGATGAAATTCCTTCCAATTTATCTGCTTGTTCTAAGCTTATATTAGTTCATATGAGCGGCAACCAGCTAACGGGAGAAATACCTTCTTTCCTGGGTCTCCTGTCAAACCTGAAAGTATTGGGTTTTGTCCACAATAGTTTGAGAGGGAGTATCCCACCATCGTTGGGGAACTTGTCATCCTTGGAGAAACTTGGTTTGAGGACTAATGCATTAAGTAGGATTATACCTGAAGCTTTTGGACGACTGagaaatctttcctttttcaccaTATTCGGAAATGCGATTTCTGGTATTGGTCCTGTCCCAATGTTCAATCTCTCCAATATTAGAATTTTTGATATTGGTGCAAACAAGATTCAAGGTACTCTTCATTCTGATTTAGAAATCAATATGCCTCATCTTGAGTTCTTTTCTATAGCGGGAAACCAAATCTCTGGACAAATTCCAATTTCAATATCCAATGCCACAAATCTTAATGTACTTGAATTTAATGGAAACAGGTTCAATGGAAATGTGCCTTCATTAGAAAAGCTAGATACACTGTATAACCTTGAACTAGGAGAAAACCACTTGGGACATGGGAGAGAAGGTGACTTGAACTTTCTTTGCACTTTATTCAACAATACCAAACTAGGATTTCTATCTATATTCGAAAATAATTTTGGAGGGGAATTTTCGAATTGCATTAGCAATTTTTCTAGCACCCTTCAGGGTTTAGCGATGGATGAGAACAACATTTTGGGAAAAATCCCTGATGAGATTGGAAATCTCATCAATTTGGAGGCGTTTGTGGTCGTAGAAAATCAACTATCAGGGCCCATTCCCTTGAATATTGGGAAGCTACAAAAGCTAAAAATATTTTACGCTAGTATTAATTTTCTCTCTAGGACTATTCCCCACTCCATTGGAAATTTAACAGAGTTAACCGAGCTTGATATACATTTTAACAATCTTCAGGGCAGCATTCCTTCAGGTCTAGGTAATTGCAAAAATTTGCTTCTAATGGATCTTTCTAGTAACAATCTTAGTGGACCAATACCCCCTGAAGTACTTGGACTTCCATCCTTGTCCATTCTACTAAATTTATCGTCAAACGACTTGACTGGTGAACTTTCTGTTGAAGTAGAAAAACTAAAAAATCTAGGTACATTGGATGTTTCTCAAAATAGATTATCTGCTTTGCTTCCAGAAAACCTAGGTAGTTGTGTAAGTCTAGAGAAGTTGTTCTTGGAAGGAAATTTGTTTGAAGGACCCATTCCATCATCTTTGAGTTCATTGAGAGGTCTTGAGGCATTGGACTTATCTGACAATAATCTTTCCAGTGGGATTCCGGAATTTCTTGAGCGATTTGGGGCATTAACGTACCTAAATCTCTCTTTCAATGATTTTGAAGGAGTAATACCAAGTGAAGGAGTATTTAAGAATGCAAGTGCTACATTTATTGAGGGAAATAGTAAGCTTTGTGGAGGCATCCCTGAGTTACACTTGTCAAGGTGCAACTCCAAAACATCAGCAAACACATCCCTTAAATTGAAGATCACAATAATTGTTGTGATTTTAGGAGTGACTTTAGTATTCTCTACTTTCCTCATCATCTGgtttagaaagaaaaaagagcAGAAGCCAACGACAACTCATGTAGAAAACTCCCTTTTACAGTTATCATACCAAAGCATCCTAAGGGCTACTAACGGACGGATTCTCCCCTCAGAATTTGGTTGGTTCGGGAAGTTTCAGATATGTATACAAAGGAATTCTTGAAGCGAATGGAGCAGTTATTGCAGTAAAGGTGCTTAATCTTCTGAATCATAGAGCTTCCAGGAGTTTCTTGGTTGAATGCGAGGCTTTGAAGAACATTCGACATCGTAATCTTGTCAAGGTATTAACAGCCATTTCAGGTATCGATTATCAAGGCAATGATTTTAAAGCCTTGGTTTATGAGTTCATGGAAAATGGAAGGTTGGAGGATTGGCTACATCCATCTGTTGGCATGAATAAACCAGAGACGATGAGAAACCTAAATTTCTTTCAAAGACTTAATGTGGCCATAGATGTTGCTCATGCACTCGAATATCTGCACCTTCGTTGTGAGACGCCGATCATTCATTGTGACCTCAAGCCGAGCAATGTTTTACTCGATGGGGAAATGGTTGGTCATATAAGTGACTTCGGCTTAGCAAAAATCCATTCTGGAGATAAGCTTAACTATTCTACTAATGAATCAAGCTCCATTGGATTAAGAGGAACTATCGGCTATGCTCCACCTGGTATGTTcacttttttcatttctttcattatttaaatgaaaaaaaatccatCTAAAAGCAGTCTTCTTGTATATTTAGAGGTATTGCActgaaattatttatatatgtattttgtgacaaattatttatatatgtattttgtgaCAAATTAATTGTAGAATATGGCACTGGAAGCGAGTTGTCCACAAATGGCGATGTGTATAGTTATGGCATACTCTTGTTAGAGATGTTAACAGGGCAAAGGCCAACAAATGAAAGGTTCAAAGAAGGTTTAAGTCTTAACAACTTTGTCAAAACAGCTTTGCCCGATCAAGTGGTTGAGATTATAGATCCCGTTCTTCTTCAAGAAAATGTCCGAGGAGGAACAGCCGCCTACATCACTCTTAATGAAAACAACCTGGGAAATGACATACATCTGCAGTGCTTGAATTCAATATTCGAAATAGGACTCACTTGTTCTACCGAATCACCTAGTGAGAGGATGGACATGAGTAATGTTATTACCAAGCTTTGTTCAATTAGAGACAAGCTTCTTCGTCCAACTCGGTTACGTCGTGGTATTTGAACTTTGTATGCTACTCAATCAGCAGGTAATAACCTCTTCTTATCTTAGTAAAATACTCTTTTGTTTCAAATcggaaagatgaaaaattaaagggtagaaaaatagaaagatggaaaatatatatttttttcaaagtgTGTTTgatataaaacatttttaaaaaatgcataattttaaactaataaaCACATTTCTCTCATTATTGTaattttgaatgattaatttttatgcattaagataaaaactaaatatctcttattttctttcctcCCACTTTTGTTTCCTACCAATtacacttaaattttatttt
Coding sequences within it:
- the LOC107939508 gene encoding probable LRR receptor-like serine/threonine-protein kinase At3g47570, coding for MDLNFKKISEEDAVKLELSFTLKEIKETGLNLFSLATTIPVVRGNDTDRRALLQFKAKITGDQLNIMEFWNSSIHFCQWIGVTCGRKHRRVTKLKLRNLKLSGSLSPYIGNLSFLREFDLVDNSFYNQIPQEISGLRRLEALLLTNNSISDEIPSNLSACSKLILVHMSGNQLTGEIPSFLGLLSNLKVLGFVHNSLRGSIPPSLGNLSSLEKLGLRTNALSRIIPEAFGRLRNLSFFTIFGNAISGIGPVPMFNLSNIRIFDIGANKIQGTLHSDLEINMPHLEFFSIAGNQISGQIPISISNATNLNVLEFNGNRFNGNVPSLEKLDTLYNLELGENHLGHGREGDLNFLCTLFNNTKLGFLSIFENNFGGEFSNCISNFSSTLQGLAMDENNILGKIPDEIGNLINLEAFVVVENQLSGPIPLNIGKLQKLKIFYASINFLSRTIPHSIGNLTELTELDIHFNNLQGSIPSGLGNCKNLLLMDLSSNNLSGPIPPEVLGLPSLSILLNLSSNDLTGELSVEVEKLKNLGTLDVSQNRLSALLPENLGSCVSLEKLFLEGNLFEGPIPSSLSSLRGLEALDLSDNNLSSGIPEFLERFGALTYLNLSFNDFEGVIPSEGVFKNASATFIEGNSKLCGGIPELHLSRYVYKGILEANGAVIAVKVLNLLNHRASRSFLVECEALKNIRHRNLVKVLTAISGIDYQGNDFKALVYEFMENGRLEDWLHPSVGMNKPETMRNLNFFQRLNVAIDVAHALEYLHLRCETPIIHCDLKPSNVLLDGEMVGHISDFGLAKIHSGDKLNYSTNESSSIGLRGTIGYAPPEYGTGSELSTNGDVYSYGILLLEMLTGQRPTNERFKEGLSLNNFVKTALPDQVVEIIDPVLLQENVRGGTAAYITLNENNLGNDIHLQCLNSIFEIGLTCSTESPSERMDMSNVITKLCSIRDKLLRPTRLRRGI